In one Thermaerobacter sp. PB12/4term genomic region, the following are encoded:
- a CDS encoding DUF420 domain-containing protein — translation MEPDSLDDGRCGQRPERPNSNVRPNHPCRTIIEFENHDATIHAGKAGATIDPVFVIAATNATLNAISAVVIARAYRQIRAGDVAGHRRGMLLAAGLQAVFLILYLTKSVLYGTTPFEGQAAIRLIYLVILGAHSLAASVTAPLVLVALVLGLRGRYDRHRRVARWAYPIWFFTSVTGPLTFVLLYGFGRPGYGVQALATGMGVQGLPEAVAAIGTTWGPFAGAGGIWTVPGLFLVRALAGIDPTLAALVRVVTWA, via the coding sequence GTGGAACCGGACAGTCTGGATGACGGCCGGTGCGGCCAGCGGCCGGAGCGACCGAATTCCAACGTCCGGCCGAACCATCCATGCCGAACCATCATCGAGTTCGAGAACCATGACGCCACAATCCATGCAGGGAAGGCGGGAGCCACCATCGACCCCGTATTTGTCATCGCCGCGACCAACGCCACCCTCAACGCCATCAGCGCCGTGGTGATCGCCCGGGCGTACCGGCAGATCCGGGCGGGTGATGTGGCGGGGCACCGCCGCGGCATGCTGCTGGCGGCCGGGTTGCAAGCGGTATTCCTGATCCTGTACCTGACCAAAAGCGTTCTCTACGGGACGACGCCGTTCGAAGGCCAGGCCGCCATTCGGCTGATCTACCTGGTGATCCTGGGCGCCCACAGCCTGGCGGCCAGCGTGACGGCCCCCCTGGTGCTGGTGGCCCTGGTCCTCGGCCTGCGCGGCCGCTACGACCGCCACCGCCGGGTGGCCCGCTGGGCCTACCCCATCTGGTTCTTCACGTCGGTCACGGGGCCGTTGACGTTCGTCTTGCTCTACGGGTTCGGCCGGCCCGGCTATGGGGTCCAGGCCCTGGCTACGGGGATGGGGGTGCAGGGACTGCCGGAGGCTGTGGCCGCCATCGGCACCACGTGGGGCCCCTTCGCAGGGGCCGGCGGGATCTGGACGGTCCCTGGGCTGTTCCTGGTCCGGGCCCTTGCAGGAATCGATCCGACCCTGGCCGCTCTTGTACGGGTGGTGACCTGGGCGTGA
- a CDS encoding LytTR family DNA-binding domain-containing protein, translated as MMVPAERQAELERPDEQERAGRQRPEREGPDELERPQEFEHRPRSERQPEGRPEEDRGADVAAGPLPATGAGRGPSPAGGPGRGGAAFDQNGDPEWEWDLDGPPPGGRPIRALIVDDEYPARAELRYRLSREPGVEITGEAATAREALRLIGALDYDVVFLDIAMPGISGLELAERLKQQPGAPYVIFTTAYDEYAVKAFEARALDYLLKPYSDDRLREALSRVRERLALRGGAGPARTPATLVAGTVGTTPAGAGPASQVVPDGQVGPAAGPGATAAGSGAQAGSPAPGGVAAQAGRPGAAAAADHAAAPGAAEGAGGGPAATGGGRGRPRPRWVMGVRDEAAVPIPVEEVVYAEAENDQVFVYTATHRLPTRYTLRELEDLLPPDRFFRCHRGYIVNLRKVREISPFFNGTYNLTVVHAGQPVTIPVARSRVPELKRHFWPEQAS; from the coding sequence ATGATGGTGCCTGCCGAGCGACAGGCAGAATTGGAACGGCCGGACGAACAGGAACGGGCGGGACGGCAGCGGCCGGAACGGGAAGGGCCTGACGAGCTTGAGCGGCCGCAGGAATTCGAGCACCGGCCCCGATCCGAGCGGCAGCCGGAAGGGCGGCCAGAAGAAGACCGGGGTGCTGACGTAGCAGCAGGACCGCTGCCCGCCACCGGGGCCGGGCGGGGTCCGTCGCCCGCGGGCGGGCCGGGCCGCGGCGGGGCTGCGTTCGACCAGAACGGCGACCCCGAGTGGGAGTGGGATCTGGACGGCCCGCCGCCGGGGGGCCGTCCCATCCGCGCCCTGATCGTCGACGACGAGTACCCCGCCCGGGCGGAGCTGCGCTACCGGCTGAGCCGGGAACCGGGGGTCGAGATCACCGGCGAGGCGGCCACCGCCCGGGAAGCCCTGCGGCTGATCGGCGCCCTGGACTACGATGTGGTCTTCCTGGATATCGCCATGCCGGGAATTTCCGGTCTGGAACTGGCCGAGCGGCTCAAGCAGCAGCCCGGCGCTCCGTACGTGATCTTCACCACGGCCTACGACGAGTACGCCGTCAAGGCCTTCGAGGCCCGGGCCCTGGATTACCTCCTCAAGCCCTACAGCGACGACCGGCTGCGGGAGGCCTTGAGCCGGGTCCGGGAGAGGCTGGCCTTGCGGGGGGGCGCAGGGCCGGCGAGAACTCCGGCGACGCTGGTGGCGGGAACGGTGGGGACGACCCCGGCAGGGGCGGGCCCTGCAAGCCAGGTGGTGCCGGATGGCCAGGTAGGTCCCGCGGCGGGTCCGGGTGCCACGGCCGCAGGATCGGGAGCGCAGGCGGGTTCGCCGGCGCCAGGTGGGGTAGCGGCGCAGGCGGGGCGGCCAGGGGCGGCAGCGGCGGCTGACCATGCGGCGGCACCGGGCGCCGCGGAGGGAGCGGGGGGCGGGCCGGCCGCGACAGGCGGTGGCCGCGGGCGGCCCCGGCCGCGCTGGGTGATGGGGGTCCGGGACGAGGCCGCGGTGCCCATCCCCGTGGAAGAAGTAGTCTACGCCGAAGCGGAGAACGACCAGGTCTTCGTGTACACGGCGACCCACCGCCTCCCGACCCGTTACACCTTGCGGGAGCTGGAAGACCTGCTCCCCCCGGACCGGTTCTTCCGCTGCCACCGGGGCTACATTGTCAACCTGCGCAAGGTGCGGGAGATCAGCCCGTTCTTCAACGGGACCTACAACCTGACCGTGGTCCACGCCGGCCAGCCGGTGACGATTCCGGTGGCCCGCAGCCGAGTGCCCGAGTTGAAGCGGCACTTTTGGCCCGAGCAGGCCAGTTGA
- a CDS encoding histidine kinase, which produces MTAEWTFLDHTFRIGEETLPYVRQGLNEETAQKICEIIRDIAEVDAVAITDRQTILGYAGLGCPFMVRHQPILTRATRNVLATGRLRLVASKADFECPIAGCPCPLQAAVIAPLKVRDQVVGTLKLYRTHRNDIPGMVHRLGAGIAQLLSLQMELAEAERLRELAARARLEALQAQIRPHFLFNTLNTVLMFSRTDPDRARDLLVKLAVFLRRALTVRDEFIRLEDEMEYVQMYLEIEQARFGDNLRFRVRIDPRAFGCLVPVLTIQPLVENAVVHGLAPREGGGRLTVAARVRGGHLHVVVADSGVGIPPELRQEIFRPGVGKGMGLGLSNVNQRLVGLYGEAYGLRVRSRPGRGTLVRLVVPLRRQAVQPAREEPAR; this is translated from the coding sequence GTGACGGCCGAATGGACCTTCCTCGACCACACCTTCCGCATCGGCGAGGAGACCCTGCCCTACGTGCGGCAGGGGCTGAACGAGGAAACGGCCCAGAAGATCTGTGAGATCATCCGCGACATCGCCGAGGTTGACGCCGTGGCCATCACGGACCGGCAGACCATCCTGGGCTACGCCGGCCTGGGCTGCCCGTTCATGGTGCGGCACCAGCCCATCCTCACCCGGGCCACGCGCAACGTGCTGGCGACGGGCCGGCTGCGGCTGGTGGCTTCCAAGGCGGATTTCGAATGTCCCATCGCCGGTTGCCCCTGCCCCCTGCAGGCGGCGGTCATCGCACCCCTCAAGGTCCGGGACCAGGTGGTGGGGACGCTGAAGCTGTATCGCACCCACCGCAATGACATCCCCGGCATGGTCCACCGGCTGGGGGCGGGGATTGCCCAGCTGCTCAGCCTGCAGATGGAGCTGGCCGAGGCGGAGCGGCTGCGGGAACTGGCCGCCCGGGCGCGGCTTGAGGCCCTGCAGGCCCAGATCCGCCCGCACTTTCTGTTCAACACCCTGAACACGGTCCTGATGTTCAGCCGCACCGACCCCGACCGGGCCCGCGACCTGCTGGTCAAGCTGGCGGTGTTCCTCCGCCGGGCGCTGACGGTACGGGACGAGTTCATCCGGCTGGAAGACGAGATGGAGTACGTGCAGATGTACCTGGAGATCGAGCAGGCTCGCTTTGGCGATAACCTGCGCTTCCGGGTACGGATCGACCCCCGGGCCTTCGGTTGCCTGGTGCCGGTGCTGACCATCCAGCCCCTGGTGGAGAACGCGGTGGTCCACGGGCTGGCACCCCGGGAAGGCGGCGGGCGCCTGACGGTGGCGGCCCGGGTGCGCGGCGGCCACCTGCACGTGGTGGTGGCCGATTCAGGGGTCGGCATCCCGCCGGAACTGCGCCAGGAGATCTTCCGGCCCGGGGTCGGCAAGGGCATGGGGCTGGGCCTTTCCAACGTGAACCAGCGGCTGGTGGGTTTGTACGGGGAGGCGTACGGGTTGCGGGTGCGGAGCCGCCCGGGGCGGGGAACCCTGGTGCGCCTGGTGGTCCCCTTGCGGCGCCAGGCCGTGCAGCCGGCCAGGGAGGAACCGGCGCGATAA
- the ilvE gene encoding branched-chain-amino-acid transaminase — MLVYVNGRFVPKEEATVSVFDHGFLYGDGVFEGIRAYNGRVFKLDEHIQRLYESARAILLEIPIPPEEMAAAVVETCRRNDLPEAYIRVVVSRGPGDLGIDPRKCDRATVVIIADRLALYPAELYEQGMRVMTVATRRTSPAALNPRVKSLNYLNNILARLEANLAGFAEVIMLNEEGYVAECTGDNIFIVRHGRLLTPPPHLGILQGITRDTVMELARRRGIPVEEAVFTRHDVYVADECFITGTAAEVCPVIEVDGRRLGDGRPGPITRQLMADFREYARSHGTPIWNEPAAQAAAGA, encoded by the coding sequence ATGCTGGTGTACGTGAACGGTCGCTTCGTCCCCAAGGAGGAGGCGACCGTGTCCGTTTTCGACCACGGCTTTCTCTACGGCGACGGGGTGTTCGAGGGTATCCGGGCGTACAACGGCCGGGTCTTCAAACTGGACGAGCATATCCAGCGGCTGTATGAATCGGCCCGGGCCATCCTGCTGGAGATCCCCATCCCTCCCGAGGAGATGGCCGCCGCCGTGGTGGAAACCTGCCGGCGCAACGATCTGCCGGAAGCCTACATCCGGGTGGTGGTCTCCCGGGGACCGGGGGACCTGGGCATCGACCCGCGCAAGTGCGACCGGGCCACGGTGGTCATCATCGCCGACCGGCTGGCCCTGTACCCCGCCGAGCTTTACGAGCAGGGCATGCGGGTGATGACCGTCGCCACCCGCCGCACCTCGCCGGCCGCCCTGAACCCGCGGGTCAAGTCCCTCAACTACCTGAATAACATCCTGGCCCGGCTGGAAGCCAACCTGGCCGGTTTCGCGGAAGTCATCATGCTCAACGAGGAAGGCTACGTGGCCGAGTGCACGGGCGACAACATCTTCATCGTCCGCCATGGGCGGCTCCTAACGCCGCCGCCCCACCTGGGCATCCTGCAGGGGATCACCCGGGACACGGTGATGGAGCTGGCCCGGCGGCGGGGCATCCCCGTGGAGGAGGCCGTCTTCACCCGCCACGACGTCTACGTGGCGGACGAATGCTTCATCACCGGTACCGCCGCCGAGGTCTGCCCGGTGATCGAGGTCGACGGCCGCAGGCTGGGGGACGGCCGGCCGGGTCCCATCACCCGCCAGCTGATGGCCGATTTCCGCGAGTACGCTCGCAGCCACGGCACCCCCATCTGGAACGAACCGGCCGCCCAGGCGGCAGCCGGCGCCTGA
- a CDS encoding magnesium transporter CorA family protein has protein sequence MIRAWEWSERGLVEGRVPGDGQAPGQGPGGAEASGAPGRDPEGGAARVEAPGDPRAEPAAYGTTGRADGHRVVVWLDVRDPTPADWDLLRRRRALAPFLWSRLESGTAPYGVEAAGGTLVFQILLPAGRPCLVILAPGEVTTVCDGGADPWERLRERLATGPPSVPRTAPWLLYFLLEDVLHSYGDHVQRLEDRLEPVEAHFLRDEPGPGGAPAGQGDADRTGNTVPGAGASGRAGPASGETAPSPAGPAGGRTGRAPAGPAAGQTGKAPAGAASDRTRQPPVGEPRWRRVRGPRPAAVHGAGRPASGRWRDAGGVSFLSTLHRRAGQLHRRLNSLSEVLDRLLESSYNGYEGRGEGLGDRQLRPYLRALRDHAGRLSGRLENARELVVTLMNLRLALAAERTNRLILRLTVLSTIFLPLTFLTGIYGMNFKYMPELDLPWAYPALLAFMLVLGVGLWWFFKREYEW, from the coding sequence TTGATCCGGGCGTGGGAGTGGTCGGAGCGGGGCCTGGTGGAAGGCAGGGTGCCCGGGGATGGGCAGGCTCCCGGCCAGGGGCCGGGAGGCGCGGAAGCTTCCGGGGCCCCGGGCCGCGACCCTGAGGGCGGAGCGGCTCGCGTCGAGGCACCAGGCGACCCCCGCGCCGAGCCTGCAGCATATGGCACTACGGGCAGGGCGGACGGCCACCGGGTGGTGGTCTGGCTCGATGTGCGGGACCCCACCCCGGCCGATTGGGACCTGCTGCGCCGGCGCCGCGCCCTGGCTCCCTTCCTCTGGAGCCGGCTGGAGTCCGGCACGGCACCCTACGGGGTCGAAGCCGCCGGTGGGACCCTGGTCTTTCAGATCCTGCTGCCGGCAGGCCGTCCCTGCCTGGTCATCCTGGCCCCCGGCGAAGTGACCACCGTCTGCGACGGGGGAGCCGACCCGTGGGAGCGGCTGCGGGAGCGGCTGGCCACCGGCCCGCCCTCCGTGCCCCGCACGGCGCCATGGCTCCTCTACTTCCTGCTGGAAGACGTGTTGCACAGCTACGGCGACCACGTCCAGCGCCTGGAAGACCGCCTGGAACCGGTGGAGGCCCACTTCCTCCGGGACGAACCCGGCCCCGGGGGCGCGCCTGCCGGCCAGGGCGACGCGGACCGCACCGGGAACACGGTTCCGGGCGCAGGTGCCTCGGGCCGGGCAGGCCCTGCATCCGGCGAAACCGCACCCTCCCCGGCGGGCCCCGCCGGCGGCCGAACCGGTAGGGCCCCGGCAGGCCCCGCCGCCGGCCAAACCGGCAAGGCCCCGGCGGGTGCCGCCTCTGACCGGACCCGACAGCCGCCGGTGGGCGAGCCCCGCTGGAGGCGGGTGCGGGGACCGCGGCCCGCGGCGGTCCATGGAGCCGGGCGCCCCGCCTCCGGGCGGTGGCGGGATGCCGGCGGCGTGTCGTTCCTCAGCACCCTGCACCGGCGGGCCGGCCAGCTGCACCGGCGGCTGAACAGCCTGAGCGAGGTACTCGACCGGCTTCTGGAGAGCAGCTACAACGGCTACGAAGGCCGGGGCGAGGGACTGGGCGACCGCCAGCTGCGTCCCTACCTGCGCGCCCTGCGGGACCACGCGGGGCGGCTGAGCGGGCGGCTCGAGAACGCCCGGGAGCTGGTCGTCACCCTGATGAACCTGCGGCTCGCCCTGGCGGCCGAGCGCACCAACCGCCTCATCCTGAGGCTCACGGTGCTCTCGACCATCTTCCTGCCCCTGACCTTCCTCACGGGCATCTACGGCATGAACTTCAAGTACATGCCCGAGCTGGACCTGCCCTGGGCGTATCCCGCCCTGCTGGCCTTCATGCTGGTGCTGGGCGTGGGCCTGTGGTGGTTCTTCAAGCGGGAGTACGAGTGGTGA
- a CDS encoding EthD family reductase, with the protein MVVKLVALYQHPDDPEAFDRHYREVHLPLAQRMPGLRRVEIARVTGSPGGSSPYYLMAEMYFDDAASLQAALQSAEGRAAGKDLMGFAGKIVSLHIAEVIQQD; encoded by the coding sequence ATGGTGGTCAAGCTGGTGGCCCTTTATCAGCATCCCGACGACCCGGAGGCTTTCGACCGGCACTACCGGGAGGTGCACCTGCCCCTGGCCCAGCGTATGCCGGGGCTGCGCCGCGTAGAGATCGCCCGGGTGACCGGCTCGCCGGGGGGCTCGTCGCCCTACTACCTGATGGCCGAGATGTACTTCGACGACGCCGCAAGCCTGCAGGCGGCGCTGCAATCGGCCGAGGGGCGGGCGGCCGGCAAGGATCTCATGGGCTTTGCCGGGAAGATCGTCAGCCTTCATATCGCCGAGGTGATCCAGCAAGACTAA
- a CDS encoding DUF5946 family protein: protein MGSFTRCPGCGLEVADRHLPVAGPYHASGECLELYHRLVAENLGRPDPAFVHQHCVDAYAAQHVGERTKPITSVFALAGLYLAVERGFTGRQVQKAHVELARRAGRRIAWPRLDPRPYPWALTVLDVLQAGAGEARALAIKRWAQAAWEGWAHEHEHIRDMCRRWIL from the coding sequence ATGGGCAGTTTCACTCGATGTCCGGGGTGTGGTCTCGAGGTCGCGGATCGGCACTTGCCGGTGGCTGGTCCTTACCATGCAAGCGGGGAATGCCTGGAGCTCTACCATCGCTTGGTCGCCGAAAACCTGGGGCGCCCCGATCCGGCCTTCGTGCACCAGCACTGCGTGGATGCCTATGCCGCGCAACATGTGGGGGAGCGTACCAAGCCGATCACCTCCGTGTTTGCCCTTGCCGGCTTGTACCTGGCGGTCGAACGCGGGTTCACAGGACGGCAGGTGCAGAAGGCACACGTGGAACTGGCCAGGCGGGCCGGACGGCGGATCGCTTGGCCGCGACTTGATCCCCGGCCCTACCCGTGGGCCCTGACGGTCCTGGATGTGCTGCAGGCCGGGGCGGGCGAGGCCCGGGCCCTTGCGATCAAGCGCTGGGCGCAAGCCGCTTGGGAGGGCTGGGCGCACGAGCACGAGCATATCCGCGACATGTGCCGTCGATGGATCCTCTAA
- the bshB1 gene encoding bacillithiol biosynthesis deacetylase BshB1 — translation MVDFSPGQGSHGTQDAQGVPAGSAAAGEGSQGTPGTGTPGTGATPAGRGGPQAGPRAEPEVKAQVAAPAPAAEPEPVDVLVIGAHPDDAEIGMGGTLVKLHRLGYRIGLIDLTRGELGSKGTPERRAQEAAAAARVYGALFRLNLNLGDNRVEDSPALGRKLAALIRRCRPRLVFTHHGDDRHPDHRGAWALVRRAVFQAALRNLDLGEPYHLVDALLFFPVNEWVEPSFVVDITDTFEGKLEAMRAFASQFVEPTAPIDHKYFGVEDYLEAATVRARHYGLRIGVRYGEAFLADAVPVADPVAAFRRG, via the coding sequence GTGGTGGATTTCTCGCCTGGACAAGGTTCCCACGGCACCCAAGACGCACAAGGCGTACCGGCGGGCAGCGCAGCCGCGGGAGAGGGTTCCCAGGGAACCCCCGGCACCGGGACTCCGGGAACGGGAGCGACGCCGGCCGGCCGGGGCGGCCCCCAGGCTGGGCCCCGGGCCGAGCCGGAGGTCAAGGCTCAGGTTGCGGCGCCGGCCCCGGCCGCCGAGCCTGAGCCCGTTGACGTGCTGGTCATCGGCGCCCATCCTGACGACGCCGAGATCGGCATGGGCGGCACCCTGGTCAAGCTGCACCGGCTCGGCTACCGCATCGGCCTGATCGACCTGACCCGGGGGGAGCTGGGCAGCAAGGGCACCCCGGAACGGCGGGCTCAGGAGGCGGCGGCCGCCGCCCGGGTGTACGGCGCCCTTTTCCGCCTCAACCTCAACCTGGGCGACAACCGGGTGGAAGACTCCCCCGCCCTGGGCCGCAAGCTGGCCGCCCTGATCCGCCGCTGCCGGCCGCGGCTGGTCTTCACCCACCATGGTGACGACCGCCACCCCGACCACCGGGGGGCGTGGGCCCTGGTGCGGCGGGCCGTATTCCAGGCGGCCCTGCGCAACCTGGATCTGGGCGAGCCGTACCACCTGGTGGATGCCCTGCTCTTCTTCCCCGTCAACGAGTGGGTCGAACCCAGCTTCGTCGTCGATATCACGGACACCTTCGAGGGGAAGCTGGAGGCCATGCGGGCCTTCGCCAGCCAGTTCGTCGAGCCCACGGCCCCCATCGACCACAAGTACTTCGGGGTCGAGGACTACCTTGAGGCGGCCACCGTCCGCGCCCGGCACTACGGCCTGCGCATCGGCGTGCGTTACGGCGAGGCGTTCCTGGCCGACGCGGTGCCGGTCGCCGATCCCGTGGCGGCCTTCCGGCGGGGCTGA
- the nhaA gene encoding Na+/H+ antiporter NhaA — protein sequence MTGGKGRVRPVPGAWQEFLASEAGAGILLIACAVIAMIWANSPAYEGYRALKELPVALRLGSMELDMTLAEWVKHGLMSIFFLAVGLEIKRELLAGELADPRRAALAVIAAVGGMVVPAAIYSVVNAGGPGAPGWGVPMATDIAFALGVLSLLGPRVPVGLKVFLTAVAIVDDLGAVLVIALFYSGGLQPGPLLLMAVALAGALLYGRLARGQHLAVYLALGLLAWYGSLQGGISPSVAAVLLALTVPMEATERGVPTRGAGGPAGSGTTPAHAAAGPLHRLEHMLSPWVTYAILPLFALLTAGVSLDAASPSRVTMGAFLGLLLGKPAGLLGASWLAVRAGWASLPAGTGWSAMAGAGLLAGIGFTMSLFIAGLAFDGTPYLDQAKIGVLTASAVAGIAGLAVLGAGAARSATRSAR from the coding sequence GTGACGGGGGGCAAGGGCCGCGTCCGGCCGGTGCCAGGCGCATGGCAGGAGTTTCTGGCCAGCGAGGCAGGGGCCGGGATCCTCCTCATCGCCTGTGCCGTCATCGCCATGATCTGGGCCAACTCGCCGGCGTATGAAGGCTATCGGGCCCTGAAGGAACTCCCGGTGGCGCTGCGGTTGGGGTCTATGGAGCTGGACATGACCCTGGCCGAGTGGGTCAAGCACGGGCTGATGTCGATCTTCTTCCTCGCGGTCGGTCTCGAGATCAAGCGGGAACTCCTGGCCGGAGAGCTGGCCGATCCGCGCCGGGCCGCCCTGGCCGTCATCGCGGCAGTGGGAGGGATGGTGGTTCCGGCGGCGATCTACAGCGTGGTGAATGCCGGCGGGCCGGGTGCCCCGGGGTGGGGTGTCCCGATGGCCACCGACATCGCCTTCGCCCTCGGGGTCCTCAGCCTGCTCGGCCCGCGGGTGCCCGTTGGGCTCAAGGTCTTCCTCACCGCGGTGGCCATCGTCGACGACCTGGGAGCCGTACTGGTCATTGCCTTGTTCTACAGCGGGGGTCTCCAGCCCGGTCCCCTGCTGCTCATGGCGGTGGCGCTGGCAGGGGCCCTCCTCTACGGCCGCCTCGCCCGGGGGCAACACCTGGCCGTGTACCTGGCCCTGGGTCTCCTTGCATGGTACGGCTCGCTCCAGGGGGGGATCAGTCCCTCCGTCGCCGCCGTCCTCCTGGCCTTGACCGTCCCCATGGAGGCCACGGAGCGCGGCGTGCCGACTCGCGGCGCCGGCGGCCCGGCCGGCAGTGGGACCACGCCGGCCCACGCGGCGGCCGGTCCCCTTCACCGCCTCGAACACATGCTGAGCCCCTGGGTGACCTATGCCATCCTGCCCTTGTTCGCGCTGTTGACGGCGGGGGTGTCGCTGGACGCGGCCTCCCCGAGCCGTGTCACCATGGGCGCGTTCCTTGGCCTGCTCCTGGGCAAGCCCGCCGGCCTCCTGGGCGCCAGCTGGCTCGCTGTCCGCGCCGGCTGGGCCTCCCTGCCGGCAGGCACGGGCTGGAGCGCCATGGCCGGTGCCGGCCTGCTGGCCGGGATTGGCTTCACCATGTCCCTCTTCATAGCGGGCCTGGCGTTCGACGGCACCCCTTACCTCGATCAGGCGAAGATCGGCGTCCTGACCGCATCGGCGGTGGCCGGTATCGCCGGCCTGGCCGTGCTGGGAGCGGGCGCGGCACGATCCGCGACGCGATCCGCAAGATAA
- a CDS encoding potassium/proton antiporter, with protein MTLLLLGLGIALLLGVALTWLADRVAFPALVLFLGLGMLAGSDVLGWVYFDNARLAHQVGTVALALILFEGGLASRWSELRPVLAPGLVLATAGVAISAALVGAAAAWLPGLDWTHGLLIGAIVGSTDAAAVFAILRRTPLPRKLAATLELESGTNDPVAIFLTDLFVRMAIEPVAPLEGLALLVRQLGFGAVAGWVAGRAGAVAMNRLAAESSYPYMLLSTGVALTAYGAAAVVGGSGFLAVYLAGLMMSRYAPVYRLTVVRFHEGLSWVAQVGMFVLLGLLVFPSQLPEVAGGALVITGALMLVARPLATWICTLPWDFDWRERLFLGWAGLRGAVPIVLATVPLAAGLEDSWYLFHVVFFVVLASVAVQGTTLAPLARWLGLAAPGAGPAEPRLELAPVGRPAVGLIHVQVSEHAPAAGRSLSQVNLPGGATVTMLVRDGRVIPPRGRTVLHPGDRLYVLVQERDVDPVIALLAGTEPGPRGGTGRPPAGDGAPPPPAPASEVT; from the coding sequence TTGACCCTGCTGCTGCTGGGACTGGGCATTGCGCTGTTGCTGGGGGTGGCGCTGACCTGGCTGGCCGATCGGGTCGCCTTCCCCGCCCTGGTGCTGTTCCTCGGCCTGGGCATGCTGGCCGGCAGCGACGTCCTGGGCTGGGTCTACTTTGACAACGCCCGTCTTGCCCACCAGGTGGGCACCGTCGCCCTGGCGCTCATCCTGTTCGAAGGCGGGCTGGCCTCACGGTGGAGCGAGCTGCGCCCCGTCCTGGCCCCGGGGCTGGTCCTGGCCACGGCCGGCGTCGCCATCTCCGCGGCGCTGGTGGGAGCGGCCGCCGCCTGGCTGCCCGGTCTGGACTGGACCCATGGGCTGCTCATCGGAGCCATCGTCGGTTCCACCGACGCCGCCGCCGTCTTTGCCATCCTGCGCCGCACGCCGCTCCCCCGCAAGCTGGCCGCCACCCTTGAGCTGGAGTCAGGGACCAACGATCCGGTGGCCATCTTTCTGACCGACCTGTTCGTCCGCATGGCGATCGAACCGGTCGCCCCGCTGGAAGGTCTGGCGCTGCTGGTCCGGCAGCTCGGGTTCGGCGCCGTGGCGGGATGGGTGGCCGGGCGGGCAGGAGCCGTGGCCATGAACCGCCTTGCCGCGGAATCCAGCTACCCGTACATGCTGTTGAGCACGGGCGTCGCCCTGACGGCCTACGGCGCGGCGGCGGTGGTGGGCGGCAGCGGCTTTTTGGCGGTCTATCTGGCCGGGCTCATGATGAGCCGCTACGCACCGGTGTACCGCCTCACGGTGGTGCGGTTCCACGAGGGCCTGAGCTGGGTGGCCCAGGTGGGCATGTTCGTCCTGCTCGGACTGCTGGTCTTTCCCAGCCAGTTGCCGGAGGTTGCCGGTGGGGCCCTGGTGATCACCGGCGCGCTCATGCTGGTCGCCCGGCCCCTGGCCACCTGGATCTGCACGCTGCCCTGGGACTTCGACTGGCGCGAGCGCCTGTTCCTCGGCTGGGCGGGCCTGCGGGGCGCGGTGCCCATCGTGCTGGCCACGGTCCCGCTGGCCGCCGGGCTGGAAGACAGCTGGTACCTGTTCCACGTGGTGTTCTTCGTCGTCCTGGCGTCCGTGGCCGTCCAGGGCACCACGCTGGCTCCCCTGGCCCGCTGGCTGGGGCTGGCCGCGCCGGGGGCGGGACCTGCGGAGCCCCGGCTGGAGCTGGCGCCGGTGGGCCGGCCCGCCGTGGGCCTGATCCACGTGCAGGTCTCCGAACATGCCCCGGCGGCGGGGCGCAGCCTCTCCCAGGTCAACCTGCCCGGAGGGGCGACGGTCACCATGCTGGTGCGGGACGGCCGGGTGATCCCGCCCCGGGGCCGGACGGTGCTCCATCCCGGGGACCGCCTGTACGTTCTCGTACAGGAGCGGGATGTGGATCCGGTGATCGCTCTGCTGGCGGGCACCGAACCCGGCCCGCGGGGTGGAACGGGCCGGCCCCCAGCCGGAGACGGCGCACCCCCGCCGCCCGCACCGGCATCGGAGGTCACCTGA